Sequence from the Saccopteryx bilineata isolate mSacBil1 chromosome 6, mSacBil1_pri_phased_curated, whole genome shotgun sequence genome:
GCTTCAAAAGGAGAAACGCTGCCGAGGGCCAGGACTGGGGTGCCGGGCCCGGGACCTGCATTTGAACCACAATGTCAGTGCCTAAACTGCCCTGGAAGCCCCTCGTAGAGTCTGAGGAGCTGCGGTCTGGGCCCCCAGGGCCCTCGCTCAGCCTCAGGCGGGCTGCCTTCTGTCTCGTCTCCCTTAGACGTTCAGTTTCTGAGTCAGAGCACTTGTCAGCCCAGGCttgtgcagagataaaaagaaaccAGTTTGAAAGCCACCGATCTAAATAAACAGCGTTTCATTCCTGTCAATGGCTCCTCCCACCCGCGACCCCAGCCCCAGTGGTCTCGGTATTAGAACATGACGCTGTCAGGAGATCCGGGTTATCTCTCAGTTCcttaaagggaaagaaaactcTGCTTGCCCAGGGAAATTTTCCAcgcctggcctcagtttccccatctataaaaccCGGTGACCTCAGCTTTATCTTCTGCATGGAGTCGATGTAGGGTACCAGGCAGTTTAGGGAAATAAGCCGGGTGGTGAAAAGGCCGCCCAGGTGGCAGGACTCACCTGGCGACCGACCAGTGAAGCCACTTGAATAGAAGGAAACAACCTGAGGAAGTCGTGCTTCTCTACAGAACGACTGTGCCAGCCAAGTTCCTCGCTGGTCTGAACTGTTCCCCGACACCCAGTAAATGCTGGGAGCAGAGGGCCCAGGCACGGGCTCGAGGCCGACACCAGGGGCAGCctgctgcctgcccacagctgacACGGCGCCCAGTATACAGAAGGTCCTCAGTTAGTGCTTGTGCCATGGAGATCCCCTTGACTGTTCCTTTCAGAGGACacttttctctctactctctttcCTTGTGGATGACATGGAGAAAAGCCTGCGAAATAGGCTACATTTCTCATTCTTGTGAGAGGCCAAGTCCTCAGACCCAAATTTTTGTCAAAAGGAACATTTTGAACTCCCCTGTCTCAGTTACACATGACCCGCCTTTAAAGGTTTGTAGAATTACCAAAGGACACCAACTAGTGGCTTCTAGATGCTGACTAGTGGTTAATTCAGAAAACCCATAGCATGGTGCCATGTCCCCTCTGGGTGACCGTCTTTGTTCATACCTCCCGACCTGACCCCTTCCTGCTCCCTCCGTCCCTCAAATCACCCCTTGTTATGAGCGATCCTGACACCCCATGTTCTTTTGAGGGGGTCAAGGTGTCTTATCAGAGTCCTCTCTTCCGGGTTGGCTcgcatttttaaaaaccaagcaGACAAATTCATCTTTCTATAAAAGTTTATTTGGTAATTTTTCCAAGAAGTGTTAAGGGGAAAATTGAAATTatgcaaagggaaggaacaacagtatataaaaataatttaaacacacATGCTAATAATAAAGTGACATTTCTTTCTAGCAACAACTAGCAGGTGATCTTGCCGGAGATTTTTCCAaaggtattaaatatattttagataacagtacataaacacacatgcacaaacacataccacacacacacacacacactcatatatacAGCTcaagtatatttttttatctggGTATTCCAGCTACCTGATACAGCTAAAGTGAAAAATGAAGGAATGCCTGAGATTGAACAAACGTGCACTGAATTGTGGATCTTGGAGACATGCTAAGATTTCCCTTCCCAATCTCGTCGGTTGCTAGCTTGTACCCTGTGGTCTTATCTAAACAATTAAAGCGTGTCTTTTGGATCTCTGCTCATCGGTATGGTCATTGCGGTGTGGCAGGAGGTCTCGATTCAGGAAACTCCACTCTCTCTTGCTCCCAGTACGTCTCACGGATTGGGAAGAGGGTGACTTGAAGGGTGAAGCTCTGGGCCTGGTTACATCTGACTGACTCTCTGCTTCAGAGCTTGCACCTCCCTCTCGATCTCATAGGGGAGGTCGGCGTTCACTTGCTCCTCCAGGTACGTCTGGATGTCTTCCACCTCCTTCTCCCAGAACTCCTTGGAGATATCGAAGAGCTCCTTCACGTTGACGTTTCCCAGGCCTTTCAGATTCAGGGCGTCCTTGTCGGGGATGTAGCCGATGGCCGTGAGCTTGGCACCGCCCTCCCCGTTGATCCGGTTGAACATCCACTCCAGCACCCGGGAGTTCTCGCCAAACCCGGGCCAGAGGAACTTGCCTTCCTTGTCCTTCCGGAACCAGTTGACATGGAAGATCTTGGGCAGCTTGGCTGCGGGGCGCTGGGCCATGCTGAGCCAGTGGGCCAGGTATTTGCCAAAGTTGTAGCCAAAGAAAGGCCTCATGGCAAAGGGGTCATGCATGATGACTTTGCCTGTGAACAGAGAGGGGACTCTGTTGGTAACTGATGCTCTCCAAGGACAGTGTGGACACATTTATTGTTGACATAAACATGCttgatttcctttctctctctacaaagacaggaagacagagagacagagacacagagacagagacaagagagactgatacagggacaggcaggcaggagaggcagagagacagaaagacaaaagaaaccCTGAGACAGAGGGCGTGCCTGTCACCGTTCTTTGTGGTTTCAGATTTTGACTTGGACTCACCCTTGTGCTCAGCGGCTGCTGTGGCCTCCGACCTCATGGCTGCCCCCACAAACACTCCATGCTGCCAGCTGAGAGCTTCGTAGACGAGAGGGACACCTTCAGCAGGAAAGAAGAAATGTTCCTTAAAGGCTTTGACCCTCAGACCCTTTGGCCAGCAATGTCACCTCACAAAATGGAAAAGTACAACAGAATGGCATATTTTTAATTCGGCTAGTTTTGCATTCCCAGAGCCAAAGGGCAGAAAACTGTCAACATTACAGCCCCGAGGCCACACCACCGAAAGGAAACTGGAGAGAACTACATTGGATCGAGGATCCAGAGAGGCTCTAGGTGGCCAGAAGGGGAGCTTCTACTTTAGATCTTGCCAGTTATCATGGGTGTTTGGAAAGGAAGCTCAGATTTCTGGCACCTTGTACAAGGTCATGAAGAAggagcaatttcacagaccctcCCAGTCTGGATGAAGGGGAGCCTCACCCGCAGGTCGGCGCCCTCCAAAGATGATGCCCTCGATGGGCACGCCCTCCGGAGCTTCCCAGGCAGGGTCGATGATGGGGCACTGGCTGGCAGGGGTGCAGAACCGCGAGTTGGGGTGGGCACAAGGTTCCCCTACAACAGGCAGAAAGGAGAGGCCCCTGAGCGTCCGGCCCAAATACCGAGCACTCAGGGCCGGAGATGGGCGGGGCTTCCGGAGGGGCTCACCATCCTCAGGGGTCCACTCCTTGTTCTTCCATGAGGTGAGCCTGACACCGGAGGCCAGCGGCTGGTCAATGCCTTCCCAGTAGACGCCCCCGTCACTGGTCTCGGCCACGTTGGTGAAGATGGTGTTCTTCTGGATGGTCTTGATGGCATTGGGGTTAGTCTTCACAGAGGTTCCAGGAGCGACACCAAAAAACCCGTTTTCTGGGTTGATAGCCCTTAAGTTACCTGGAAAGTTTTAAACCCAAGACGTGAAGTGAGCAGCAAGCAAAACCTCGCATGTACTCTGATATCCTGCCAGGCTCGTTTTTGTACCAAAttctcaaatttttttgttttcttcttccttagaatatatttctcttttctcacttAAGCACTATGTTTACAACTCTTCCTCATCAGTTTTCCACCAATACAATGTCAACATGTGTATTCTAGCCACACAGGATCCCATTTCAATCCGGACTTGATATTAAATGAAAGAGTGCTTATATAGAAGACATATTCCTAAGACTTTGCAAGGTCtgaaataactaaattaaaaaaaaaaaatttgaacagtGTGAACTTAGGGGAATGTAAGGCATGTTTTAAAAGCCAAAAGTTCATTGGGATCCAGTTATTAGCAGCGACAGTTGAGCCTAAAAGAGTCACCTTGTTGGTCAAACTTCATCCAGGCGATGTCATCCCCCACACACTCTATCTTCCAGCCGGGGAGGGTGGGGTTCATCATGGCCAGGTTGGTCTTCCCGCAGGCGCTGGGGAACGCGGCCGCGAAGTACTTCTTCTGGCCCTCGGGGTTGGTGATGCCCAAGATCTGCGGGAACAACCCTCCTCCTTaagctctcctctcccttccttcccttcccaggcAGTGGGTAGCCCCTCGGGCTCCGAGTGTGCCCAGAAGACCCCACGAGTGCATCCCTAACATCCGTTTCTTCTGGTATCAAAACAAGTATTTTGAATAATGATGTCCAGTGGGTCTCTGATGGTCTGGTTGTGTTTGAAGTCTTTCAGAAGGGGCCCCCACGAGTGCACCCATAATTATGGATGAAATTTCCAAATCTGCCCTTGGGGTGTGCTGGGTCTCGCTATGGGGACGCAGCATGTCTTAGCCAGCCTCCCGCCCCAGCCCTCAATCACGCATGCTCAGAACTGCCTGCATCTTACCAGCATGTGCTCAGCCAGCCACCCCTCCTCCTTGGCCAGCCGGCTGGCCATCCTCAGGGCAAAGCACTTCTTCCCGAGCAGCGAGTTCCCGCCGTACCCACTCCCGAAGGAGATGATTTCTCTGCGGTCAGGCAGGTGGGCGATGAGCGTCAGCTCTGGGTTACAGGCCCAGTTGTTAACCAAAGGCTCTGCGGAGAGGGACACACCCTACGTTAGCATGGTGCGACCCTGCCTGAGATCCCTGGAGGACAGGCTAAAGTAAtgctaagcttttttttttttttttaatactagctTTTGACTTTGAAATAATGAGCTTACTTTTTAAAGGCAAAGGGCATCCCACGGAATGGAGGCACTTGACGAACTCCCCGTCACCCAGAGCTTCCAGGACGGGCGTCCCCATTCTCGTCATGATGCGCATGCTGGCCACCACGTAAGGTGAATCCGTCAGCTCGATGCCGATCTTTGACAGAGGCGAGCCCAGGGGCCCCATGCTGAATGGGATGACGTACATGGTGCGACCTGTGGGGCCAGTCGGTGGGAACTGGTGAGGAATGCCCTCGGGCTCACCAACAAtcaatattatttcccattaatAACATCATGCCCCGCTTGCCACTGGCCTCCCGATTTACAAGAGCCCACTGGAAAGTGAACAGAATATCAAAGCAAAAGAGTTTTCATGAATGTGCAGTTTGGGTTCCACCATGCACAGAAATAGTTTTCACATTCCTCTGAGACAGTTTGGAAATCTAAAACTGAGACATACATTTCTACTACATTGCCAAGTTCCCATATGGAACTGGACGATCTCTGAGGCCACAGGAGTTGCCATTACTGTCACAATCACCGTTAGGAACAGACATAATAACAACAGGCCTGCGGATATTTTGCCCAATCAAATAACTGTTTCCTTTACCTGCCATGCACCCTGGAAATCGGGCGTTGAATGCTTTCTCAAAGTCCTCCTCCGACATCCAGCGACCCAGTTGGCTGATGCCGCTTTTGGGGATGGGCACTGTATCTCTTTGCTCCTGGGTAATGATGACTGTCTTGCTTTCGATTCTGGCCACATCCCTGGGGTCAGTGAGAGCCAACCagctacaaacaaacaaacatacaggTTAGGATCAGACAGGAAAGCGCCGTGCCGCTATCTTGAATGCATCGGTGCACTGGGATCCCTCAGTCAAGCGCCATTTAAGGAAGGCTCCGCTTATTCGTGTCCTTCCCACACCTAGCAGGTGCTGAACACACTGATGATATCTTATAGATGTGGACAGCC
This genomic interval carries:
- the PCK1 gene encoding phosphoenolpyruvate carboxykinase, cytosolic [GTP] is translated as MPPQLQNGLNFSAKVVQGSLDSLPQAVREFVESSAKLCQPDHIHICDGSEDENRQLLHQMEEQGTIKRLKKYDNCWLALTDPRDVARIESKTVIITQEQRDTVPIPKSGISQLGRWMSEEDFEKAFNARFPGCMAGRTMYVIPFSMGPLGSPLSKIGIELTDSPYVVASMRIMTRMGTPVLEALGDGEFVKCLHSVGCPLPLKKPLVNNWACNPELTLIAHLPDRREIISFGSGYGGNSLLGKKCFALRMASRLAKEEGWLAEHMLILGITNPEGQKKYFAAAFPSACGKTNLAMMNPTLPGWKIECVGDDIAWMKFDQQGNLRAINPENGFFGVAPGTSVKTNPNAIKTIQKNTIFTNVAETSDGGVYWEGIDQPLASGVRLTSWKNKEWTPEDGEPCAHPNSRFCTPASQCPIIDPAWEAPEGVPIEGIIFGGRRPAGVPLVYEALSWQHGVFVGAAMRSEATAAAEHKGKVIMHDPFAMRPFFGYNFGKYLAHWLSMAQRPAAKLPKIFHVNWFRKDKEGKFLWPGFGENSRVLEWMFNRINGEGGAKLTAIGYIPDKDALNLKGLGNVNVKELFDISKEFWEKEVEDIQTYLEEQVNADLPYEIEREVQALKQRVSQM